From Riemerella anatipestifer ATCC 11845 = DSM 15868, a single genomic window includes:
- the nuoF gene encoding NADH-quinone oxidoreductase subunit NuoF — MSKKLLLKDAHIEGIRYFDVYRKQGGYQAAEKALKMNPEEILEEVKTSGLRGRGGAGFPTGLKWSFLAKPEGVPRHLVVNADESEPGTFKDRYLMEFIPHLLIEGMLISSYCLGSNASYIYIRGEYSWIPDILEEAIEEAKKAGFLGKNILGSGFDLEIYVQRGGGAYICGEETALLESLEGRRGNPRLKPPFPAVKGLWERPTVVNNVESIAAVVPIINISGAEYAKIGVGRSTGTKLISACGNINKPGVYEIDMTITVEEFIYSDEYCGGIPNGKRLKACIPGGSSVPIVPANLLLRTIDGKPRYMNYESLSEGGFATGTMMGSGGFIVLDEDQSVVKHTMTLARFYNHESCGQCTPCREGTGWMYRILKKIVEGKGEMSDIDLLWDIQRKIEGNTICPLGDAAAWPVAAAIRHFRDEFEWYVKNPELALTQNYGLGSYADPIPLKVEESN; from the coding sequence ATGAGTAAAAAACTTTTACTTAAAGATGCACATATAGAGGGTATTCGTTATTTTGATGTTTACCGCAAACAGGGGGGCTATCAAGCGGCAGAAAAAGCGCTTAAGATGAATCCTGAAGAAATTTTAGAAGAAGTAAAAACCTCTGGACTTAGAGGTCGTGGAGGAGCAGGTTTCCCTACGGGGCTTAAGTGGAGCTTTTTAGCGAAGCCAGAGGGAGTGCCTAGACACTTGGTAGTGAATGCCGATGAGTCAGAGCCAGGTACTTTCAAGGACAGATATTTGATGGAATTTATTCCTCATCTTTTAATCGAGGGAATGTTAATTTCGTCTTACTGTTTAGGCTCTAATGCTTCTTACATTTACATTAGAGGAGAATATTCTTGGATTCCTGATATTTTAGAGGAAGCTATTGAGGAAGCTAAAAAAGCAGGATTTTTAGGTAAAAATATATTAGGTTCTGGTTTTGATTTGGAAATTTATGTCCAAAGAGGAGGTGGAGCTTACATCTGTGGAGAGGAAACAGCTCTTCTAGAATCATTAGAAGGAAGAAGAGGTAATCCTAGACTAAAACCTCCATTCCCAGCGGTTAAAGGACTTTGGGAAAGACCTACGGTAGTTAACAATGTGGAGTCTATTGCAGCAGTAGTGCCTATTATCAATATTTCTGGAGCAGAGTATGCTAAAATTGGTGTAGGTCGTTCTACAGGAACTAAGCTAATTTCAGCGTGTGGTAATATTAACAAGCCGGGAGTTTATGAGATTGATATGACCATTACTGTGGAAGAATTTATATATTCTGATGAATATTGTGGTGGAATACCTAACGGAAAGCGTCTTAAGGCGTGTATTCCTGGAGGTAGTTCTGTGCCTATTGTACCAGCTAATTTATTGCTGAGAACTATAGATGGTAAACCAAGATATATGAATTACGAATCCCTTTCGGAAGGGGGCTTTGCTACGGGAACGATGATGGGGTCAGGTGGTTTTATTGTTTTAGATGAAGACCAATCTGTGGTAAAACACACCATGACTTTAGCTCGTTTCTACAACCACGAAAGTTGTGGGCAATGTACACCTTGTAGAGAAGGAACGGGGTGGATGTATCGTATCCTGAAAAAAATTGTAGAAGGTAAAGGAGAAATGTCCGATATAGATTTGTTGTGGGATATTCAAAGAAAAATAGAGGGTAATACTATTTGTCCGTTAGGAGATGCGGCAGCGTGGCCTGTGGCTGCAGCTATTCGTCATTTCCGTGATGAGTTTGAATGGTATGTTAAAAATCCAGAGTTGGCATTAACTCAAAACTATGGTTTAGGGAGCTATGCAGATCCTATTCCTTTAAAAGTGGAGGAAAGTAATTAG
- a CDS encoding NADH-quinone oxidoreductase subunit A has translation MSIPENYIPILIQAAVGLGFVLISLVASHYLGPRLNGGVKDDAFECGVEIEGDARTPFSVKYFLTAILFVLFDIEIVFFYPYAVNFREFGVEGFLAVLTFVAVFFIGFFYVLKRGALDWDK, from the coding sequence ATGAGTATTCCAGAAAATTATATTCCAATTTTAATACAAGCTGCTGTAGGCTTGGGGTTTGTGTTGATTTCTTTGGTAGCTTCTCATTATTTGGGTCCTAGGCTGAATGGCGGAGTTAAAGATGATGCTTTTGAGTGTGGGGTAGAGATTGAAGGAGATGCTAGAACACCATTCTCTGTTAAATATTTTCTTACAGCTATTTTATTTGTTTTATTTGATATAGAAATAGTTTTTTTCTACCCTTATGCGGTTAATTTTAGAGAGTTTGGGGTAGAAGGCTTTTTAGCTGTTCTTACATTTGTAGCAGTATTTTTTATCGGATTTTTCTATGTTCTTAAAAGAGGAGCTTTAGATTGGGATAAGTAA
- a CDS encoding NADH-quinone oxidoreductase subunit D: MKDNELSNILSQYESSEQIDGELYTLNLGPTHPATHGIFQNVLTMDGEKILHSEQTVGYIHRAFEKISERRPYAQITTLTDRLNYCSAPINNLGWHMTVEKLIGCKVPKRVDYMRIIIMELARIADHLVCNGVIGVDTGAITGFTYVFQDRERIYEMYEQICGARMTTNIGRIGGFERDFSPKFHELIKDFIKNFPKRFQEFCNLMERNRIFMDRTIGAGPISAERALNYSFTGPNLRAAGVDYDVRVAQPYSSYDDFDFIIPVGTAGDTYDRFMVRQQEIWESYKLVKNAYENLPEGDYHADVPEFYLPAKADVYTKMEALIYHFKIVMGEQDIPKGEVYHCVEGGNGELGFYLISDGGRTPYRLHFRRPCFIYYQAFPEMIKGSMISDAIVTMSSMNVIAGELDA; the protein is encoded by the coding sequence ATGAAAGATAACGAACTATCTAATATACTTAGCCAATACGAAAGTAGCGAACAAATTGATGGGGAATTATATACCCTTAATTTAGGACCTACACACCCTGCGACACACGGTATATTCCAGAATGTACTAACAATGGATGGGGAAAAGATACTTCACTCTGAGCAGACGGTAGGTTATATTCATCGTGCTTTTGAGAAAATATCAGAGAGAAGACCTTACGCTCAGATTACTACGCTTACAGACCGTCTTAATTATTGTTCTGCTCCAATCAACAACTTAGGATGGCATATGACGGTGGAAAAACTCATCGGTTGTAAAGTGCCGAAGAGAGTAGATTATATGCGTATCATCATTATGGAGTTGGCTAGGATTGCAGACCATTTGGTATGTAACGGGGTAATAGGAGTAGATACAGGAGCAATTACAGGGTTTACCTATGTGTTCCAAGACAGAGAGCGTATTTACGAAATGTACGAGCAAATCTGTGGTGCTAGAATGACTACCAATATTGGTAGAATTGGTGGTTTTGAGAGAGATTTTAGCCCTAAATTTCATGAATTAATTAAAGATTTTATTAAAAACTTCCCAAAAAGATTCCAAGAGTTTTGTAACCTAATGGAACGAAACAGAATCTTTATGGATAGAACTATCGGGGCAGGACCTATTTCGGCAGAGAGAGCTCTTAATTACAGCTTTACAGGACCGAATCTTCGTGCAGCTGGGGTAGATTACGATGTGCGTGTAGCACAACCTTATTCGTCTTATGATGATTTTGATTTTATCATTCCGGTAGGAACGGCAGGAGATACTTATGACAGATTTATGGTTCGTCAGCAGGAGATATGGGAAAGTTATAAGTTGGTTAAAAATGCTTACGAAAACCTTCCAGAAGGAGACTATCACGCAGATGTTCCAGAATTTTATTTGCCAGCAAAGGCAGATGTTTACACCAAAATGGAAGCTCTTATTTATCACTTTAAAATTGTGATGGGAGAGCAAGATATTCCTAAAGGAGAGGTGTACCATTGTGTAGAGGGTGGAAACGGAGAGTTAGGCTTCTATCTTATTAGTGATGGTGGAAGAACGCCATACAGACTACACTTTAGAAGACCTTGTTTTATATACTACCAAGCGTTCCCAGAGATGATAAAAGGCTCTATGATTTCTGATGCTATTGTAACTATGAGTAGTATGAATGTAATTGCAGGAGAATTGGACGCCTAA
- a CDS encoding 2Fe-2S iron-sulfur cluster-binding protein — MSEEVKKFKVTIDGQTTEVAPGTSILEAARQIGGKSVPPAMCYYSKLETSGGRCRTCLVEVSKGSEADPRPMPKLVASCRTTVMDGMEVKNLTSEKTQEARKAVTEFLLVNHPLDCPICDQAGECHLQDLGYEHGVENTRTEFERRTFEPEDIGPYIKLNMNRCILCARCVLAANQLTKEREHGILFRGDHAEISTYLNKALENDFIGNVIDVCPVGALTDNTSRFASRVWFTKPMNATCKCEKCSGKAVLWMKGDDVIRVTARKDEYGEVEEFICNDCRFHKKDVKYWNVEGPRHISRHSVISANHYEDSTNAYELLEDNTAKEIDSSTENKNQEEEK, encoded by the coding sequence ATGAGTGAGGAAGTTAAAAAGTTTAAAGTAACTATAGATGGGCAGACTACAGAGGTTGCTCCTGGTACTAGTATCCTAGAGGCTGCTAGACAAATCGGGGGGAAGTCTGTGCCACCAGCAATGTGCTATTATAGTAAATTGGAAACTAGTGGTGGTAGATGTCGTACTTGTTTAGTAGAGGTTTCCAAAGGGTCAGAAGCAGACCCTAGACCAATGCCTAAACTTGTGGCAAGTTGTCGTACAACAGTGATGGACGGTATGGAGGTGAAAAATTTAACTTCTGAGAAAACTCAGGAGGCTAGAAAGGCCGTTACCGAATTCTTACTTGTCAACCACCCATTGGATTGTCCAATTTGTGACCAAGCAGGAGAGTGTCATCTTCAAGACTTAGGCTATGAGCATGGAGTAGAAAACACAAGAACGGAGTTTGAAAGACGAACTTTTGAGCCAGAAGATATAGGTCCTTATATTAAACTCAATATGAATCGTTGTATCCTATGTGCTAGATGTGTCTTAGCGGCTAATCAGCTTACTAAAGAGAGAGAGCATGGGATATTATTTAGAGGAGATCACGCCGAAATATCTACTTACCTCAATAAAGCACTGGAGAATGATTTTATAGGAAATGTGATTGATGTTTGTCCTGTAGGTGCTTTAACGGATAACACGTCTCGTTTTGCGAGTAGAGTGTGGTTTACAAAACCTATGAACGCGACTTGTAAGTGCGAAAAATGTAGTGGTAAAGCGGTATTGTGGATGAAGGGTGATGATGTTATCAGAGTAACGGCTAGAAAAGATGAGTATGGTGAAGTAGAAGAATTTATTTGTAATGATTGTCGTTTCCATAAGAAAGATGTTAAGTATTGGAATGTTGAAGGACCGAGACATATTAGCAGACATTCTGTAATTTCTGCTAATCATTACGAAGATTCAACGAATGCTTACGAGCTTTTGGAGGATAATACAGCTAAAGAAATAGATAGCTCTACAGAAAATAAAAATCAAGAAGAAGAAAAATAA
- a CDS encoding NADH-quinone oxidoreductase subunit C — MNNEFVLEAINREFPEAVLSVSEPHGLLTLEVKKEEVKKLIHHLKDSSLEIGFLTDICGIHYPQDKAKELGVIYHLHNMKTNFRVRLKVFMPIEEAEVDTISDLYSGANWMERETFDFYGIRFKGHPDLRIILNDPDMGYHPMLKQYRLEDGTREDKDDKMFGR; from the coding sequence ATGAACAACGAATTTGTTTTAGAGGCCATAAATAGAGAATTTCCAGAAGCGGTATTGTCAGTTTCTGAGCCTCATGGTCTGTTAACATTAGAGGTAAAAAAAGAAGAGGTAAAAAAGCTTATTCATCATCTAAAAGATTCTTCTTTAGAAATAGGTTTTCTTACAGATATATGCGGTATCCATTATCCTCAAGATAAGGCTAAAGAGTTAGGAGTTATCTATCATCTTCATAATATGAAGACTAATTTTAGAGTTCGTCTAAAAGTGTTTATGCCGATAGAAGAAGCAGAGGTAGATACCATTTCAGATTTATATTCAGGAGCTAACTGGATGGAGAGGGAAACATTTGATTTTTACGGTATTAGATTTAAGGGGCATCCTGATTTAAGAATTATCTTAAATGACCCAGATATGGGCTACCACCCAATGCTTAAGCAATATCGCTTAGAAGATGGTACTAGAGAAGATAAAGATGATAAAATGTTTGGTAGATAG
- a CDS encoding NuoI/complex I 23 kDa subunit family protein, with product MKLTNRSKVVSNKKMTLAEKAYLPAIVKGMSITLKHFFKKDSTIQYPEQEKPRAKVWRGRHVLKRDDEGRERCTACGLCAVACPAEAITMTSAERTKEEKHLYREEKYASTYEINMLRCIFCGLCEEACPKSAIYLTDRLVDVESNRGSFVYGKDKLVEDMNNRIDISERQKKSY from the coding sequence ATGAAATTAACAAATAGATCAAAAGTAGTTTCTAATAAAAAGATGACTTTGGCGGAAAAGGCTTATCTCCCTGCTATAGTTAAGGGTATGAGCATTACACTAAAGCATTTTTTTAAGAAAGATAGTACGATACAATATCCAGAACAGGAAAAGCCAAGGGCTAAAGTATGGCGTGGGAGACATGTTCTTAAAAGAGATGATGAAGGTAGAGAAAGATGTACCGCTTGTGGACTTTGTGCGGTTGCTTGCCCTGCGGAAGCCATTACGATGACTTCGGCTGAAAGAACTAAGGAAGAAAAACATCTTTATAGAGAAGAAAAATATGCTTCTACCTACGAAATTAATATGTTGAGATGTATTTTCTGCGGATTGTGTGAGGAGGCTTGTCCTAAATCAGCGATTTATCTTACAGATAGATTAGTAGATGTAGAGTCTAACCGTGGTTCTTTTGTCTATGGAAAAGACAAACTAGTGGAGGATATGAACAATAGAATAGATATTAGTGAAAGACAAAAGAAATCTTATTAA
- a CDS encoding NADH-quinone oxidoreductase subunit NuoE family protein produces the protein MNETVIAFKPETLEKVHKIIARYPEGKQKSALIPVLHIAQKEFGGWLSVPVMDYVAEVLNILPIEVYEVATFYTMFNMKPVGKYVLEVCRTGPCMLNGSDDILDHIRKTLNIKDGETTEDGLFTLKPAECLGACGYAPMMQLGKFYHEHLTKEKVDEILELCRQGAIALD, from the coding sequence ATGAACGAGACAGTTATAGCTTTTAAGCCAGAAACCTTAGAAAAGGTTCATAAAATCATCGCTAGGTACCCTGAAGGGAAACAAAAGTCGGCACTTATTCCTGTTTTGCATATTGCACAAAAGGAATTTGGAGGGTGGCTTAGTGTTCCTGTGATGGACTATGTGGCGGAGGTGCTTAACATATTGCCAATAGAGGTGTACGAAGTGGCTACTTTCTACACGATGTTTAATATGAAGCCGGTAGGTAAATATGTGCTAGAAGTGTGTAGAACAGGACCTTGTATGCTCAATGGGAGTGATGATATTTTAGACCATATCCGTAAAACACTTAACATTAAGGATGGAGAGACTACGGAAGATGGTTTGTTTACATTAAAACCAGCGGAATGTTTAGGGGCTTGTGGCTATGCACCGATGATGCAGTTAGGAAAATTTTATCATGAACATTTAACTAAAGAGAAAGTAGATGAAATCCTTGAGCTATGCAGACAAGGAGCCATTGCTTTGGATTAA
- a CDS encoding zinc metallopeptidase, which translates to MGYYIILGIITLVSWLVSARLKSKFNHYSKVILSNGLSGKEVAEKMLRDNGIHDVQVVSIPGQLTDHYNPINKTVNLSEAVYMQRNAAAAAVAAHECGHAVQHAVGYSMLQLRSKLVPIVNISSNLLQFILIGGIAVMAASGNKTLLAVGVGLFAITTLFAFVTLPVEYDASNRALKWLKSTGTVTTQEYAGAEDSLKWAARTYVVAALGSLAQLIYFASMLMERRD; encoded by the coding sequence ATGGGGTATTATATTATTTTAGGAATCATCACTCTAGTAAGTTGGTTGGTTTCGGCGAGGTTAAAATCAAAGTTTAATCACTACTCTAAAGTAATTCTTAGTAACGGACTTTCTGGTAAAGAAGTGGCAGAAAAAATGTTAAGAGACAATGGTATACACGATGTTCAGGTAGTATCTATACCTGGACAACTTACTGACCATTATAATCCTATAAACAAAACAGTAAACTTATCTGAAGCTGTCTATATGCAAAGAAATGCCGCTGCTGCTGCCGTTGCCGCTCATGAATGTGGACACGCTGTACAGCACGCCGTAGGGTATTCTATGTTACAACTTCGTTCTAAGTTAGTTCCTATCGTTAATATCAGTTCTAACTTATTACAATTTATTCTTATAGGCGGTATCGCTGTAATGGCTGCAAGCGGTAACAAAACCTTATTAGCTGTAGGAGTTGGGCTATTTGCCATCACAACACTATTTGCATTCGTTACTCTTCCTGTAGAATACGACGCTAGTAACCGTGCTTTAAAATGGTTGAAAAGCACAGGTACTGTAACTACACAAGAATATGCAGGTGCTGAAGACTCTCTAAAATGGGCTGCTAGAACTTATGTAGTCGCAGCATTGGGCTCATTAGCTCAGCTAATTTACTTTGCTTCTATGCTGA
- a CDS encoding GNAT family N-acetyltransferase, with the protein MASIAVKKVTNDRELKDFIKFPNNLYKENSNYVPPLNNDEKNIWNAKENPALSYSDAEQYLAYRNGEVVGRIALIVNYKEEKELGIKKLRFGWLDFIDDIEVSKVLMDKAIEVAKSKNLPKIEGPMGFTNLDKAGMLVMGFDKLATMIGIYNFDYYPTHLEQLGLKKEKEWVEFEIDFPEQLPEKITKFSGLIKEKYKLKVLRFNHKKEILPLVEPMFKLLDETYKNLSTYTPISDEQIKTYKEKYFGFIDKDYIICIADEHDDLIAFAITMPSYSRALQKAKGKLLPFGWWHFLQASKKNDRANFYLIGIRPDYQRRGVTSIIFEEIYKVFKQKGVRFLETNPELEENKNIQLLWQDYNPVNHKRRRTYSLDI; encoded by the coding sequence ATGGCATCTATAGCAGTAAAAAAGGTAACTAATGACAGAGAATTAAAGGATTTTATAAAATTTCCAAATAATCTTTATAAAGAAAATTCCAACTACGTGCCACCACTTAACAACGACGAAAAGAATATTTGGAATGCTAAAGAAAACCCTGCTTTATCTTATTCTGATGCAGAACAATATTTAGCGTATAGAAATGGTGAAGTGGTTGGGCGTATTGCACTTATAGTTAATTACAAAGAGGAGAAAGAGTTAGGTATTAAAAAGTTGCGTTTTGGGTGGCTGGATTTTATAGATGATATAGAGGTTTCAAAAGTATTGATGGATAAGGCTATAGAAGTAGCTAAATCTAAAAATCTTCCCAAGATTGAAGGTCCAATGGGGTTTACCAATTTGGATAAAGCAGGTATGTTGGTGATGGGGTTTGACAAGTTGGCAACTATGATAGGGATATATAATTTTGACTATTATCCAACACATTTGGAGCAACTTGGACTTAAAAAAGAAAAAGAATGGGTAGAGTTTGAAATTGATTTTCCAGAGCAACTACCAGAAAAAATAACCAAGTTTAGTGGTCTTATTAAAGAAAAATATAAGCTTAAGGTTCTTAGGTTTAATCATAAAAAAGAAATATTGCCCTTAGTAGAGCCTATGTTTAAATTACTAGATGAAACTTATAAAAATTTGTCTACCTACACGCCGATTTCAGATGAGCAAATCAAGACTTATAAAGAGAAATATTTTGGTTTTATAGACAAAGATTATATTATTTGTATTGCTGATGAACATGATGATTTAATTGCTTTTGCTATCACAATGCCATCTTATTCTAGAGCTTTGCAAAAGGCTAAAGGTAAGTTGTTACCGTTTGGGTGGTGGCATTTTCTACAGGCAAGTAAAAAGAATGATAGAGCTAATTTTTACCTAATAGGTATTCGTCCAGATTATCAGCGTAGAGGCGTTACTTCTATTATCTTTGAAGAAATTTATAAAGTGTTTAAGCAGAAAGGGGTGAGGTTTTTAGAGACCAATCCTGAGCTTGAAGAAAATAAAAATATTCAACTTTTGTGGCAGGATTATAATCCGGTTAATCACAAACGAAGAAGGACTTATTCACTAGATATTTAA
- a CDS encoding NADH-quinone oxidoreductase subunit B — protein MSNKPIIKTDAPAPPGYSGEGFFATKLSSLIGMARSYSLWPLPFATSCCGIEFMAMAMPTYDMARFGAERMSFSPRQADCLLVCGTISKKLAPVLKQVYSQMAEPKWVIAVGACASSGGIFDTYSVLQGIDKIIPVDVYVPGCPPRPEQILEGFMQVQALAQSESLRRRDMPEYKALLESYGVK, from the coding sequence ATGTCTAATAAACCTATTATAAAAACAGATGCACCAGCTCCTCCAGGATATTCAGGAGAGGGGTTCTTTGCAACAAAATTAAGTAGCCTTATAGGAATGGCTCGTTCTTATTCCTTATGGCCACTACCATTTGCAACTTCTTGTTGTGGTATTGAGTTTATGGCAATGGCGATGCCTACTTACGATATGGCAAGATTCGGTGCGGAAAGAATGTCTTTCTCTCCAAGACAAGCAGATTGTCTTTTGGTTTGCGGAACTATATCTAAAAAATTAGCACCCGTGCTTAAGCAAGTTTACTCTCAGATGGCAGAACCTAAATGGGTAATAGCGGTGGGAGCTTGTGCGAGTAGTGGTGGTATTTTTGATACTTATTCGGTACTACAAGGGATAGATAAAATTATACCTGTAGATGTATATGTGCCAGGATGTCCGCCTAGGCCAGAGCAGATATTAGAAGGGTTTATGCAGGTTCAGGCATTGGCACAGAGTGAAAGTCTTAGAAGAAGAGATATGCCAGAGTATAAGGCATTGTTAGAAAGCTACGGTGTTAAATAA
- the nuoH gene encoding NADH-quinone oxidoreductase subunit NuoH: protein MDLLTFKTILVISLFILSLTVAAYSTWAERKVAALMQDRIGPNRTGPLGLLQPLADGGKFFFKEDFIPKNSEKFLFILGPGLVMFISLITGAVIPWGKSLNIGGESFSLQVANIDVGVLYLIGMVSVGVYGIMIGGWASNNKYSLIGAIRASSQMISYELAMGLALLSIIMMAGSLDLKVITEVQSTGKLWGIIPIGSGMNWNIFYQPVAFLVFLVAALAECNRHPFDLPECEAELVAGFMTEYSAMKLGLYMFGEYVNMFISNALMVVLFFGGYNYPGIEWVTTTYGENVAGVLSIVAFLSKTFFGIFLFMWIRWTLPRFRYDQLMHLGWKTLIPLALVNLLITGAVILAFGS from the coding sequence ATGGATTTATTGACCTTTAAAACGATATTGGTAATCTCTCTTTTTATTCTGTCTCTTACAGTAGCGGCTTATTCTACTTGGGCAGAAAGAAAGGTGGCTGCATTGATGCAAGACCGTATTGGTCCTAATAGGACTGGTCCATTGGGATTATTACAGCCTTTGGCTGACGGTGGTAAATTTTTCTTTAAGGAAGACTTTATTCCTAAAAATTCAGAGAAGTTTTTATTTATTTTAGGTCCTGGTTTAGTGATGTTTATATCACTTATTACAGGAGCGGTTATCCCTTGGGGAAAAAGCCTTAACATCGGTGGAGAATCGTTTAGTTTACAAGTAGCTAACATAGATGTTGGGGTGCTTTACCTTATAGGTATGGTATCTGTGGGAGTTTATGGTATTATGATAGGAGGTTGGGCTTCTAATAACAAATATTCGCTTATAGGTGCCATTCGTGCATCTTCTCAGATGATATCTTATGAATTGGCCATGGGGTTAGCATTGTTATCTATCATTATGATGGCGGGTTCTTTGGATTTAAAGGTAATTACAGAAGTGCAAAGTACAGGCAAACTATGGGGTATAATTCCTATAGGTTCTGGAATGAATTGGAATATTTTTTATCAACCTGTAGCCTTCTTAGTTTTCTTGGTAGCTGCATTGGCAGAGTGTAACCGACATCCGTTCGACTTACCAGAATGTGAGGCTGAACTTGTGGCTGGTTTTATGACAGAATATTCTGCGATGAAGCTAGGATTATATATGTTTGGAGAGTATGTTAACATGTTTATATCCAATGCTTTAATGGTGGTTTTATTCTTTGGTGGTTATAATTATCCAGGTATAGAATGGGTAACAACTACCTATGGTGAAAATGTAGCAGGAGTTTTGAGTATTGTTGCATTTTTGAGCAAAACATTCTTCGGTATCTTCTTGTTTATGTGGATTAGATGGACGCTTCCTCGTTTCCGTTACGACCAACTGATGCATCTTGGTTGGAAAACTTTAATCCCATTAGCATTAGTTAATTTATTGATAACAGGAGCGGTAATATTAGCGTTTGGAAGTTAA